A part of Pungitius pungitius chromosome 15, fPunPun2.1, whole genome shotgun sequence genomic DNA contains:
- the exoc3 gene encoding exocyst complex component 3 has product MEETSREAVATAVQRVAGMLQRSDQLDKVEQYRRREARKKASVEARLKAAIQSQLDGVRTGLTQLHSALLDVKDIQGSLADVSKDWRQSINTIENLKDVKDAVVQHSQLASAVENLKNIFSVPQIVSGTKVLIEQADLLQAHRKLMELECSRDDLMYEQYRMDSKNTSDMNLISIYFEDVQELSDELAKQLWMVLQRAMVTVRRDPTMLVSVVRIIEREEKIDRRMVDRKKQTGFIPPGRPKRWKDKMFQVLEGTVSTRIEGTQSVTREADKMWLVRLLEITRKYVLDDLIIVKNLMVQCFPQHYNTFNRFFGLYHNAVSTRVTELAAEDLEANEIVSMLTWVLNTYKSTEMMGHPELLSECDINQLEPLLPQEVVNDLLSKYVQTFTSNITGWLRKALETDKKDWQKETEPEADQDGYYQTTLPAIVFQMFEQNLQVAAQIDGDFKEQVLKLCLKQMNTFLVRYREEAVTYKEEHLRDRQLPQCYVQYMIAIINNCQTFKESINSLKRKYSQSSEPTDSDAAIERTLNEVAKEGCQFLLDEVFLDLEHHLTELLTRKWVTGSHAVDTICVTVEDYFNDFNKIKKPFNQEMTSEALRRVVVEYIKAVMQKRITFKNADERREGADRMIKEAEQFKFLFRKLAAGEDTDRLCGAIAAIAEVFKLTDPTLLFLEVTTLVSKYPDIREEHIQALLAVRGDASREMRQMIIGTLSENKVSYSGLTQPIFKDITVPTMSMTTMTSMATAKLLK; this is encoded by the exons ATGGAGGAGACGAGTCGGGAGGCGGTGGCCACGGCTGTGCAGCGCGTGGCGGGGATGCTGCAGAGGTCGGACCAGCTGGACAAAGTGGAGCAGTACAGAAGGAGAGAAGCCCGCAAGAAGGCCTCTGTGGAAGCCCGGCTGAAG GCAGCCATCCAGTCGCAGCTGGACGGCGTTCGCACGGGACTGACGCAGCTGCACAGCGCTCTGCTGGACGTCAAAGACATCCAGGGCTCGCTGGCTGACGTGAGCAAGGACTGGAGGCAGAGCATCAACACCATAGAGAACCTGAAAGACGTCAAGGACGCTGTGGTTCAACACAGTCAGTTGGCCTCCGCTGtggaaaacctcaaaaacattttctccG TGCCACAGATTGTCTCAGGGACCAAGGTGCTGATAGAGCAGGCCGATCTGCTGCAGGCCCACAGGAAGCTGATGGAGCTGGAATGCTCTCGGGACGACCTCATGTACGAGCAGTACCGCATGGACAGCAAGAACACAAGCGACATGAACCTCATCTCCATTTACTTTGAAGAC GTCCAGGAGCTGTCGGACGAGCTGGCCAAGCAGCTGTGGATGGTGCTGCAGAGGGCCATGGTCACGGTCCGCCGAGACCCCACCATGCTGGTGTCAGTGGTTCGCATCATCGAGCGAGAGGAGAAGATCGATCGACGAATGGTGGATCGCAAGAAGCAGACTGGGTTCATCCCCCCTGGGAGACCCAAACGGTGGAAGGACAAGATGTTCCAG GTGTTGGAGGGTACAGTCAGCACCCGCATCGAGGGCACTCAGTCTGTGACAAGAGAGGCGGACAAAATGTGGCTGGTCCGTCTTCTAGAAATAACCAGGAAATATGTGCTGGATGACCTCATCATTGTGAAGAACCTCATGGTGCAGTGCTTCCCCCAGCACTACAACACTTTCAACAG GTTTTTCGGTCTCTACCACAATGCCGTGTCCACTCGTGTCACTGAACTAGCCGCTGAGGACTTGGAGGCTAACGAGATCGTGTCCATGTTAACTTGGGTCCTCAACACATATAAGAG TACGGAGATGATGGGCCATCCAGAGCTCCTTTCAGAGTGCGACATCAACCAGCTGGAGCCTCTGCTGCCTCAAGAAGTGGTGAATGACCTGCTCAGCAAATACGTCCAGACTTTCACG TCTAATATAACAGGCTGGCTGCGGAAGGCCCTGGAAACGGACAAAAAGGACTGGCAGAAAGAGACGGAGCCCGAGGCGGACCAAGACGGATACTACCAGACCACGCTGCCCGCCATCGTCTTTCag ATGTTTGAGCAGAACCTGCAGGTGGCAGCGCAGATTGACGGGGATTTCAAAGAGCAGGTCCTGAAGCTCTGCCTGAAACAGATGAACACTTTCCTCGTCAG gtacagGGAGGAGGCGGTGACCTACAAAGAGGAgcacctgagagacagacagctgcCCCAGTGTTACGTCCAGTACATGATCGCCATCATCAACAACTGCCAGACGTTCAA AGAGTCCATCAACAGCCTGAAGAGGAAGTACTCTCAGTCGTCTGAGCCCACTGACAGCGATGCCGCCATAGAGCGGACGCTCAACGAGGTGGCCAAGGAGGGGTGTCAGTTCCTGTTGGACGAAGTCTTCCTAGACCTCGAG CATCACCTGACTGAGCTTCTGACCCGGAAGTGGGTAACTGGCTCTCATGCTGTGGACACCATCTGCGTGACAGTGGAGGACTACTTCAATGACTTCAACAAGATCAAGAAACCCTTCAATCAG gagatGACCAGTGAGGCCCTGCgcagggtggtggtggagtACATTAAAGCGGTGATGCAGAAGAGGATCACCTTTAAGAATGCCGACGAGAGGCGGGAGGGGGCGGATAGGATGATCAAAGAGGCGGAGCAGTTCAAGTTCCTCTTCAGGAAGCTGGCCGCA GGTGAAGACACAGACCGACTGTGTGGCGCCATCGCTGCCATCGCCGAGGTGTTCAAGCTGACTGACCCAACGCTGCTGTTCCTGGAGGTCACCACTCTGGTGTCCAAGTATCCTGAtatcag GGAGGAACACATCCAGGCGTTGCTGGCGGTGCGTGGCGACGCCAGCAGGGAGATGCGGCAAATGATCATCGGGACCCTCAGTGAGAACAAAGTGTCCTACTCCGGTCTCACACAGCCCATCTTCAAAGACATCACGGTGCCCACCATGAGCATGACAACCATGacctccatggcaacagcaaaGCTGCTCaaataa